One segment of Falco biarmicus isolate bFalBia1 chromosome 12, bFalBia1.pri, whole genome shotgun sequence DNA contains the following:
- the SLC3A1 gene encoding neutral and basic amino acid transport protein rBAT, protein MVEEETKSLSMELSEKRGVENNGFVQNEALDDKETDTSSQEMPKTCTVDVAPAAAEEPVLKPYAGMPKEVLLKFSSQARYRVTREILFWLVIAAAVVLVGATIAIIALSPKCLDWWQASPIYQIYPRSFKDSNMDGNGDLKGIQEKLDHIAYLNIKTIWITSFYKSPLKDLGYGAEDFYDIDPMFGSMKDFENLLAAIHDRGLKLIMDLIPNHTSDKHRWFQLSRNRTGKYTDYYIWRDCTQAAGAVAPPNNWVSVFGNSSWQFDDVRKQCYYHQFGKEQPDLNFHNLAVQQEIHDIIKFWLSKGIDGFSFSAVKFLLEATHLRDEPQVNKSQNPESITAYSQLYHDYTTTQVGMHDIIRSFRQTMNQFSSEPGRYRFMGSDGDGKEDIEATMMYYGTTFIQEADFPFNFNLINMKNLSGNSISEAVNLWMKNMPAGKWPNWAVGSPNAARISSRIGKEYVNVMNMLLLTLPGTPVTYYGEEIGMENIASENATFPEKSPMQWDGRVNAGFTEGNSSWLPLHSDYHSVNVEIQMTWSNSTLNLYKELTSLRNNELPIHRGWMCYIWNDSNVFVYVRELDGLDRVFMMVLNFGQQSTIDLKAIVPNLPSEAVIRLSTNFSNVGKAINTELIKTETGEGLVLEYKTAKPVHTMEAFEGNCFVAEKACYSSAFNLLYVNC, encoded by the exons ATGGTCGAGGAGGAAACCAAGAGCTTGTCTATGGAGCTGAGTGAGAAGAGGGGTGTGGAGAACAACGGATTTGTTCAAAATGAGGCTCTTGATGACAAGGAGACAGATACCAGTAGCCAAGAAATGCCAAAAACCTGCACTGTTGATGtggccccagcagctgcagaggagccaGTGCTAAAGCCCTATGCGGGGATGCCAAAGGAAGTTCTGCTGAAGTTCTCCAGCCAAGCCCGTTACAGAGTCACCAGGGAGATTCTCTTCTGGCTTGTAATTGCTGCTGCCGTGGTGCTTGTGGGGGCTACAATTGCGATTATTGCGCTCTCTCCAAAGTGCCTTGACTGGTGGCAGGCTAGTCCAATTTATCAGATCTATCCTCGATCCTTCAAGGACAGCAACATGGACGGGAATGGGGATCTGAAAG gtATCCAAGAAAAACTGGACCATATTGCGTATTTGAATATAAAAACCATCTGGATCACCTCTTTCTACAAGTCTCCCTTAAAAGACCTTGGATATGGAGCTGAAGACTTCTATGATATTGATCCCATGTTTGGATCAATGAAAGATTTTGAGAATCTGCTTGCAGCCATTCATGACAGAG GGCTTAAGTTGATAATGGATTTAATACCAAACCACACAAGTGACAAACACCGATGGTTTCAGCTGAGCCGCAATCGGACCGGGAAGTACACGGACTACTACATCTGGCGGGACTGCACGCAGGCTGCTGGAGCGGTCGCTCCTCCGAACAACTGG GTCAGTGTCTTTGGAAATTCCAGTTGGCAGTTTGATGATGTGAGAAAGCAATGTTATTATCATCAGTTTGGGAAAGAACAGCCAGACTTAAATTTTCACAACCTTGCTGTCCAACAAGAAATCCAT GATATTATCAAATTTTGGCTCAGCAAAGGAATTGATGGATTTAGTTTCAGCGCTGTTAAATTTCTTTTAGAAGCAACGCATCTCCGAGATGAACCTCAAGTGAACAAGTCCCAGAATCCA GAGAGTATCACAGCCTATTCGCAGCTCTACCATGACTACACGACCACGCAGGTGGGTATGCATGATATCATCCGCAGCTTCCGTCAAACCATGAATCAGTTCAGCAGCGAACCTGGCCGATACAG ATTTATGGGTTCTGATGGTGATGGAAAGGAAGACATTGAAGCAACAATGATGTATTATGGAACAACTTTTATCCAAGAAGCAGATTTTCCCTTCAATTTCAACctaattaatatgaaaaatctATCGGGCAACAGTATTTCTGAAGCTGTCAACTTGTGGATGAAGAACATGCCTGCAGGAAAGTGGCCAAACTGGGCG GTTGGAAGCCCTAATGCTGCCCGGATTTCATCTCGGATTGGGAAGGAGTATGTCAATGTTATGAACATGCTGCTTTTAACCCTCCCTGGTACTCCTGTAACTTACTATGGCGAAGAAATAGGTATGGAGAACATTGCCTCAGAAAAT GCGACCTTTCCAGAGAAATCCCCTATGCAGTGGGATGGCAGAGTTAATGCTGGTTTTACTGAAGGCAACAGTAGCTGGTTACCCCTCCACTCTGACTACCACAGTGTAAATGTTGAG ATCCAGATGACCTGGTCCAACTCAACCCTGAATCTGTATAAAGAGCTAACTTCACTTCGCAACAACGAGCTCCCCATTCATCGGGGGTGGATGTGCTATATCTGGAATGACAGTAATGTTTTTGTGTATGTGAGGGAATTGGATGGGTTAGACAGAGTGTTTATGATGGTTCTCAATTTTGGGCAGCAATCAACAATAGACCTGAAAGCTATAGTTCCTAACCTTCCATCTGAAGCTGTTATAAGACTAAGTACTAATTTTAGCAATGTTGGTAAAGCTATCAATACCGAACTAATTAAAACTGAAACGGGAGAAGGCCTGGTCCTCGAATATAAAACAGCAAAGCCTGTTCATACTATGGAAGCTTTTGAGGGAAATTGTTTTGTGGCAGAAAAAGCTTGTTATTCCAGTGCTTTCAATTTACTCTATGTGAACTGTTAA